The DNA window CGAAATGCACTGCCTTGCCAATCTTAAATGGGGATGAGCTGCTTGGCGTACTCACCGCATTTGCACCGCCCGGCGTGCGTTTCGCGGATCAAGACGTGAGCCTCACGGTTTGGCAGAACTTATCCGGCGCATTCCGATGAGCGAGACGACTCCGATTTCGGTGATTGCTGTTGACATAGATGCAAGCGGTAGCGAAAGCTCCGCGCAGATATTGACCGCTCTAAGAACCCATCTTCGCGGCGGCGATGTCTTGTTCGAGCAAAGTCGGACAAGGTTCGTGATTATTCTGTCAGCTACCCCGCAGGCGGGAGCACAGGCTATGGCGCAGCGAATGGCGTCTGAAATTCGGCCTCTTCATCGCATTCTTGTAAGAATCGGCGTCGCCACCGCCACGGGGACGACCGACGACGTCCGCGCCCTAGTTCACCGGGCTTTCAGCGATCTTCGCCACATCAGTCCAGCCACATCCCTCGGTTAGCTGATTAACAGGATCTATGCACGGCAATGACGCTTCGTCAGCTGAAGCAGCTCTGAAAGCCGGACGGTTCAAGGTCGGCTTAGAACTGCTTCGGAAGTCTGTGCCGGGCTCTTCCAAGCACGCCCTTCTCCTTGCAGAAGCGCTGCTGCGCGTCGGCGATTGGGGCGCGCTGGATGCCCTTCTAGCTCGAATCCTGGAGAGCGGTCCAGATCGCGTACGTGCCAGCGCTTTGGTAGTCCGCGGAGAACTGAACGGTTACAGGGGACAACTGTCAGAGTCCGAGGCAGATTTCCAAAAGGCGATTGAGCTTGCTATCTCCTGCTCGGATCGCGCTGTCGCATGCGCTGCGCGAATCAGGATGTTCGCGCATCGCGCAGACATCTCCTGCGACGAGCGCACACGAAGGATTGCAGAGGAAACCCGCGATGATGCTCTGTCACTCGGAGCGGATCTCGCACTGACGGCATATCACATCAACGCAGCAAAGTTCGAGGCTACGCAAGGCCGCTTGAGTGCAGCCAGTGCACACGAAAATTTGGCCGCGGAGCACTTAAGGCGAGAGCCAAACTATTGGCAGGCCGCGGCTTTGGCA is part of the Acidobacteriota bacterium genome and encodes:
- a CDS encoding diguanylate cyclase is translated as MSETTPISVIAVDIDASGSESSAQILTALRTHLRGGDVLFEQSRTRFVIILSATPQAGAQAMAQRMASEIRPLHRILVRIGVATATGTTDDVRALVHRAFSDLRHISPATSLG